From a region of the Drosophila ananassae strain 14024-0371.13 chromosome XL, ASM1763931v2, whole genome shotgun sequence genome:
- the LOC6504705 gene encoding microtubule-associated protein RP/EB family member 1, with the protein MNIKLDLDLKSNPDFIPQWYGSSKSLFKPRKRSDRKSSSQGGSGGPRLSLYQRVFASCSSVAQSIIELTTPKGGLDPPATTPTPTPPPNPNPNPHPVQKAKSKSKSKPRPKQKKPQPKMEPLTPPQGTTRTSVSYKSAQWTNETTTQLSQHFVPCPSPQTNAKSLPPRVQDLYCVQQEEIRFLATVDEVVHGFRHMQTYVEEAKDYQGLAIGSVLVAGSSRSIADSRRPRVGSVESLFRSRVYNVNSSELMGSRSFSSSSGSYRRKGQGQNQGSAESEYEKDMIEESEDERFYRRMMKLYATAHTLLVDFTKHKAIELRDRRTKQYHGKDKPVS; encoded by the coding sequence ATGAACATCAAGCTGGACCTCGATCTCAAGTCCAATCCGGACTTCATACCGCAGTGGTACGGCTCCTCCAAGTCGCTCTTCAAGCCGCGGAAGAGGAGCGATCGCAAGTCCTCCTCCCAGGGTGGCTCGGGGGGTCCTCGACTCTCCCTCTACCAGAGGGTCTTTGCCAGTTGCAGTTCCGTGGCCCAGTCCATCATCGAGCTGACCACACCGAAGGGTGGCCTAGACCCACCAGCAACTACTCCTACTCCTACTCCTCCTCCTAATCCTAATCCTAATCCTCATCCTGTCCAGAAAGCaaagtccaagtccaagtccaagcCAAGACCGAAGCAGAAGAAGCCTCAGCCCAAGATGGAGCCACTGACTCCGCCTCAAGGCACCACTAGGACTTCGGTGTCCTACAAATCCGCCCAGTGGACCAATGAGACCACCACCCAGTTGTCCCAGCACTTCGTCCCTTGTCCCAGCCCCCAAACGAATGCCAAGTCCTTGCCGCCACGCGTCCAGGACCTCTATTGCGTGCAGCAGGAGGAGATCCGGTTCCTGGCCACCGTCGACGAAGTGGTCCACGGCTTCCGGCACATGCAGACCTACGTGGAGGAGGCCAAGGACTACCAAGGACTGGCCATCGGCAGTGTCCTGGTGGCGGGTAGTAGTCGCAGCATCGCCGACTCCCGCCGGCCCCGAGTGGGCAGTGTGGAGTCCCTCTTCCGGTCGAGAGTCTATAATGTCAACTCCTCGGAGCTCATGGGGAGTcgctccttctcctcctcctccggctcCTACCGGAGGAAGGGTCAGGGACAGAACCAAGGATCTGCGGAGTCCGAGTACGAGAAGGATATGATCGAGGAGAGCGAGGACGAGCGGTTCTATCGCCGGATGATGAAGCTCTATGCCACGGCCCATACCCTCCTGGTGGACTTCACGAAGCACAAGGCCATTGAGCTGCGAGACCGCAGGACCAAGCAGTACCACGGCAAGGATAAGCCAGTGTCCTAG